The genomic window ccaccagactccatttgaataaacagcaattttttttacatgtgtagagccagcatattttcacatctaactgggtggattaagggtttatttcaacatgCCCAGAGCTGGGTATTGTTGAAACAGTAGAAAGACAAACCAGGATGGTTATTGtgaattttatgtatttatttgtttattttgaatttgattgAAGTATGTtgtacaatgataaaattaatgtctatttaaatggagtctggtggttttgGCGGTAgagattttggggctgtttctggttagaCAAAAAGATTATTACTCTTTAACACATAAGTCTAGCAATGTAGGGATACCTGtctgttgtcagacactaagagtaacaatctgagcctgtcagtggcaaaaacaagcacttacaATGAACATAAATTGATGGATTAGCATATgccacacgtggttacattgcagcctgatTCATGGCTGCCGGGTGCAGCGGTGTtactcaatactgaaccaatttctAAAATTACCATTCCCATTAGTCCCTTAGACACAGATATGtggaaaaatagggtccaggttgaaaaatacccaaGCTATGCTTTAAAATGATGTCTGCCTACTAGTCTTGTTGTCCACTATCATGGCTAAAGCTGCTGATGAAATGATCCGTGCCACTCTGAATCGCCTCTATTTCTGAAAGCTGTGTGCACACACTCCCATTACTGCTATGTTTTCTATCTTCTTTTTCCTCACTGTCTCTTTTCCAATCTCCACTTTGCCCATCCTCCCTCTTTCTTATTCCCTCCCAACCTGCattctccctctccatctcctctgcCTCCTGGGCTATCTGTTGGCTGTTCAGGTAGATGCTGCTGTGTGAAACCATGGTGCTGGTGTCTCTGGATGGAAGGTGAGCATCCATGTCTGCTTCCACGTCCAAGAAAGCATTTGCAGGGGTTGTGAGGTAGCCCGGCAGCTCTTCTTGAAGTGTGTTTCGTGCCTGAGCATGGCCTTGCTGATGACGATTCTTCTTCATGCGTTTCTTTGCCATCTTTAGATCCAACGAGGCATAATTCAGGTCAGACTCTAAACACTGGTTtcaaacaacagagacaacatgGGTcaataaaatgctgttttcagaTGTTCACATtgataaacaaaaaaagctgcaaCACTGCACACTGGTTTAGATGTATTCTAGATCGTGTGGCTGTTAGTTCTCATGTATTTCTGTAAGTGGGGTTTATTTTTAGAACATGTTCTGCTTGATTGTATACCTTGGTTGTTGGTTGACAGTTTCACTGACCACAACATCTATGGTGTCAACTGCCTTCCATTTTGAAAGTTAAGTCAGCATAAAACTAGtctgcatatttttttttttttcacaaaatacatttcattGCATATTATACTACCAGAATTTACAAATTGTAGTTATGCACTGTGTTTAGAATATCATTATTATACTTTGTGAACAATTCACAAAGTGTTGCTTTAGCGCATGTTCACTACATTTCCGTATTGGAGATGCAAAGCTTTACAAAGAGCTTAACAATTTCattatcccagcatgcattcaAGCCAAaaacacatgtgcaagtctggTTTAATCAGTCAAAATTAATAGCATCAAGAAATTGAAAAATTAGCCCTGCACCACAGTGCACACAAGCATATTAAATTGTTCTGCAATAAAGCCATGAGTCACTGCACATGCTATCAGAAgtatgataaaataatatacaTTTAACAGTCTGCAACAACATCACATGCAGTAAATAATGTGGAAATTGTGTGAGAACTATCCACAGAAACACACTTCCAGAAAGACACAGTTCGGCTGGTACCTGCTAGTCTGAACATGCAGTCGTAGCAATTACCTTCGTACGATCTTTTGTGTGTTGCATGGTCATGTTCATCATCTCATAGCACCCCTCTACAGAATCTGAACAGGTGAAACGCACAATTAGTTCATTTGCTTTATATCCTATTAACATGTATATGACATAAATGAGAAAAGAGAACagtctacttttttttttttttaaagtttgtctAAATCactaaaacacagcaaaatattGGAAATTGAAAGGAATTCAAATAGTGTCTGAAAAGGAAATCAACTTTATCTTAATGCATATTTATGCATATATCTGTGTGTAACCAGCATGGAATTCTCCATGAATCCAAATTAATTTTCAGCTTGTTTCAAAAGACACTTTGAATGTTTTTAAAACGTGTCCACGTGGCATTTAAAAAATTCTGTctgtaaatacagaaaaatgaaacaatcacattttaaattttatattaaaaatgtgTAGAAAAACCATGTGCATGAAAATAAATTTGTGTTAGATCATCATTCCAAGAAATATGCAATAATTTCCTATTCGTTTTTGAAAAGACGACAGAATGAAGGCCCGTGCTCACCTCTTCTGTCTGAGCTGATGTTGCCATAGATTGGATTTTCCTGTTGCTCATGATGATCTCGGGGATTTTCCTGTTGCTCATCATGATTGAGGTTGTGAAAATAATGCCCTTCATCCTGTGACAGGCTTCAACAAGATATGGAGGAACAATTTCACAGTGTGTTTCTACAAAAATATGTCATAAATGGATAAGAACGAATGTGGAAACATTGGAATCCCTGTTATTACTTATTACAATTTAAGATGGATTGGACTAAGTAAAAGGCATACCTTTCTCccatgtaagtgtgtgtgaagcagcacTCATCTTTGTCTGTATGAACAAAATATTTAGCAATTTATAAAAAGACCATGTTGTCCTTGTAAAATCTGAGAGGTTTAGAATCAATGGTGacaacatttagaaaaaaacatttaaccaTACCTCTGCACAAAGTCTTTTTTCGTCTGATGCATAAGATGacattgagacacagagagatcaACAAGGCCAAAGATAACAGCGCCAGACCTATAAGCTGGTAATctaaaagacaaacacaaaccaactgTTAAACTGTTAAACTGTTAAACTTCTGTATCTGCAAATCAAAAAGTGATGACTTTTCTGAGTCTAAGTTTTCACAAGCTATCACAAATGGTGTTTGGAATTTCCCTCTGTACGTCTCAATAACAAACAGAAAGGATGAAACATTTGTAAAATGTGTCATGGCTTTTGCGCTGGTGACAAAATTGTAGTAAAATGCTTCAACAATACTGAACAGTTTCAGTTTCTGACCTTTAAGATGAAAAATTGGAGGAAAAATAGAGAAAGTTAAAGCCATTAGAAATGCTATTGCCATTCTAAAATGATCAATGTCAGTAATTACCCATATACTGTATCTACCACGTGTTACAGACAACTAAATACCTAATGGTTCCTTTTTTATAATCTAGGTACTAAATGATGAtttcttaaaaacaaaagaagtaaTTTTCTCAATGAATTTCAGCTAAACAATACTGACAAATTTCCCAGGAAATACATTCTTCCAACTGTAACAGcagttgtattgtattgtatttatcTTAATCTCTCTGTAAGTAAAATATATCATTTGGTTAAAAAGTGTCACAAGTGTGTTTGGAAATCAGTTGTGCTGCACGTGGTATGATAACCGTACATATATTGTGACATCAACAAAACAAGGATATGTATAGATACTAGATAGATACTACAATAAACAAAGCAACGTACCATTACAAACATAAGTTATGATTATCAACTCATCGTTTTGTTTTACCCTTTGTTCTGCCATGTTCTGTGATATACGCTTCATGATTTAGCTTACCCTGTTTTTGTGgtaaaacaatatttagcaGAATTAAACGAAGAGTTAAAACATTAACACAGATGCGTAGCAATATTAGATAAAAGTCtgtaaatctaaatctaatttAAAAGTTTCAAAAGTTGTTGTGACCCTACCTGGCATATTCCAGCCGTCTTCAACCAAACAGGTTGTCTGTGTGACAAGATTGCTCTCGGGCTACAGGGCATCACAGTGTTTAGTCAGTGAGGTGTGCTACACTGTAGTCTATTTTTACTTTGCCTCAGTTACCGCTCTCGTCACAGTGCTTTGAAAACTGGCTGCTTTTCAGTTACAAACAGGAAGCAATGTAACCTCATTCTGAGGCACCCAGTCTCAATCCCATTGTGAGATACAATACAATCTCAAATAGGTCCACATATTACTATCTAAAGATGACAATGGTTTAAAAATATGTCAACAATATTGATATCAGCtcaaacatttgtacatttcaaagTCAGCACAgattataaaaacaacaaaaaatatttcaccCTAAAAAGCCAGCAAAGTTCCACTCAAATTATTTGTCAGCtagaatttcaaaatattttggaAATGTCAAATTGACCTCTGATTCTTGCCTTAATGTACTGAATATGTGCTTAACCCTTAAGTCTTAAATAGACTAATATAAATAAGTAGCTACACATGTGGTGACCTTTTTTCAGTGCCCTGAAAGTGAGCGAGTCCCCGCAGTGCCACAAATAACAAGCAAACTTTCTGGTTTGAGTACAGTGCAATAGAGCTTTATAAAATATACAGTCTGTCTGTGTTCATGCGGCTTCAGAGCTATGTATATCAGCAATATATATCTTGcatacacagtgtgtgtgtacatgtggtTTTGCCACTGTGGTCGGAAAATTAGAAGAACAAAACGTCATTTTGGAAGGTTTCTTGGTACAGCTCAatgcacaagtgtgtgtgtgtaaaacaaaGAGCACAGAGAAACCAGATTAGGCAGTTCAGCCTtcaaataaagtatttttttaaagaaataatcaatTAGAATAAAAACTATTTATAAAACAAGTCAAtaccaaaaatatgaaaagctAAACTGTTAACATTTCCAGCACCCACTTCCTACGTGGTGGTATCCAGtggtttttatgtttatgtagcCATTTAGCCcatgtggtttgtggtttaAGCCCCGCTTTATTAAAGGCATAAGTGTCACTCCGCGGTACATGTGGACAACAGTGGTCTATTGATTGTAGTCTGTCAAGTTGACAGCATCAGTACTAAACAGTTACACGAGAGGAAGCCGTGTTGCCATTGGGCTTCTGGGCAAGAAATGCTTAATCACAGATGAAAGCCAGAATTACTTTAAAGGAAGTAAATCAGCCATGTAGTCCCAACAGTTCTGTTTATGTGCAAATGAAATGCTTGTTTACCGCTGCGTAAGGCACAGTGAATATATAATATTGCAAGAATGTCACAAAAGAGAAAGTAAATCTCACAAGCACCTGCAGTGTAATTACTCAACGTTAATCCAGAGTCAAATCAAAgcagcttttattttcaaactTCAGAAACTTTATGGCAAAATTTATTACAttcagtacaaaaaaaaaacaacagaaaaatgttttatacaCAAGCAAACTTTTACACACTGGCATAAAACCCACTCCACCCACCCTAGCTATACACACAGCCCACCTATGTACAACTATGTACAATTGCCTGCAACTGTGTTATCAGAGTTTAAAACTGATCACAACTGCAAGCTTTAATTCTGCATGCAACCCTAGACAGGATACAGCTTATATCACTGCACTTCCTGTCACTGTGCAACATAGGAGGAATACAGTagacatacatatatatatatatatatatatatatatatatacacacacacatatatatacacacacacacacacacacatatatatatatatatatatacatacatatatatatatatatatatatatatatatgtgtgtgtgtgtgtgtgtatatatatgtatatatatatatatatgtattaataaaCACATGCATCATATCTTTCTGTCACTGAGTTACACCTTGATGTAGGGAAAATCTCATGGTGTCTTGCAGATGTATACTTtactggaggaggagggggtttgAACGGAGGCGGAAGATCCAtcctacagagagagagaaagagacagagcacAAATATTGACTGTTGGCATTGCTAGAAAGTTAGCAGTATCCAGAAAGCATGCAGGTGTTACAGATCATGTGCATCTATCGGAAAAACGGAGCGACATCAGGTTCATCCGGTGCATGACCCTGAATAAGTGCAGGCAGGTGTAGTGAATGGTTGCATGGGGAGATAATGAGAGTGTTACCTCTTCTTTATAATTTGTCTCCTGTAGAGAAAGACAGCCACAGCGATCAATACCAGGATTGGAACAATGATTAACACCAACAAAAGATGACTCCGTACACCGCCAGAATCTGAGAAGCAAATTCAGAGAGTGGAAAAGTGTCGTTTTGGaggacagcagcaacagaagatGTGTTGCTAAGATATTGATCAGCTTAAACCCAGTAGACTCCAACAAATATTGATAATGAATGTAAAGCTCGAAAACTTTCTTGCCTTGAGGCAGGAAAGTGTGTCTTGCCATCCTCCACCTCAGTTGGTCGCACACAGAAGTTAAAAACTCCCTTTAACGAGATTTCCACCTTAAAATGCCATAGCCCGAGGCTGGGGAAACTGGAATCTGCCAAGCCTCCGCATGTGATGAAGATGCAGATAGTGAAGGCAAAGATGCTCTGGCTGTTATTCATCTCTAGTTTTTAAAGAGATCTTGCCTGCCGAGCATTTAGCTCTGTTGTCTAGTTATTTGCTGCTTTTAaaccatttttattgtttactcTCTGGTAGTGCAGCTGCTTGCTTCACCTCAATAGCCACAAACAAAGCTACCACACTGTTGGCAGACCCCAGAGCAAATAATGCGCCCAAAACAATCTGAGAGCATCACTAAAAAGCCTTTTACAGGCAAACAAAGGGGTGTTGGATGATTCAGGGGCTCAGACAAAGACTGGAAATGCATTGCTGAGAATTTATTTCTCCCTTAAACTGTTTTTTATAGCAGATAATGGTCATATCCTTGGATTGTTCAATTCAGGAGGGAACAGGTATTTGCCAACATGAATCAATTAACTGTGAAATATGAAGTCATTATTACCTGCTTCTTCAATGAGCACGGTTGTATTCCCAGTGCTCAGAGTTGTGGCTGCACCAGGATTGCCCCCCATGGACTCATTCCTCGTCTCCTGTGTTGATCTGAACTCCATATCAGCATAACTTAACGTTGTGGATAGATTGCTTGGCACTGACTGGTCAGAGTAAGTGGATGTGTTTAAATCGTGTGTCTGGTTTATCTCCTGATCAGTGGAATTGCTGAAGTGATAGGGATCGGTGTGAGTGGCAGGGGATGACGTGACATTGATATGTGTAGAATTTGTTAGAGAGGTTTCATGCTCTCCAGCTGTGACATTTCTGAGGTATAGATCATTATCTGTTACATCAGTGCCCGTACTCGTGGTCCAAGTTACATTGGTGTCAGTAGTTGAGAGCCCACTGGTCGGAGATGTGGTGAGGCTGCTGCCTGTTGATGTTATCACACCCTGCTCAGTTACATTAGACTGTGGTGGCACTGTCACAAGATctggaagaggaaaaacaaggaCGTCTACATTAAATATGCTGTCAGCAGCAATGCACTGTAGTGTTTTGATGTTGTCACTGCATCAAAAACATAGTGACTTGGAGCTCCACAGCACTCACTTGTTAGAAAAGAAATACCTGACATGGAAAACTGCgcgtggattaaaaaactagcTTTTCCATCACATATAATTCTGCATGTTAGCAAGTTAATGGCATAGGTTGATGTGTTGGGAATATGCTTAATtgttttcttgccaagagttttATGATAAAATCGATGCCACTCTTATctgtactgtaaaaatgttaattcatcttagcataaagactgggaagagaggctaacagctaaccttGTATGGAAGCAAATGAGAGACAtaagtattttaattttaataagcAATGAATACTTAATATTGACATTTAAATAGCATACAAATATGTTAATTGGAAAAATCATgtctttgaatttttttgttcTGAATTCACTTTTTTGGAATAAAATTATGACATTTCTTGATTTGTAATTTCCTTTGTTCACAAGTTTAAATCCAAATATTCAACTTtcagaatttcttttttttttaaatttatttatttattttttgttacttGAATTTTTGGATCTCATTACAACCACTTGAATTTGAATGgtcatattacatttttatttttatctaaattattattataatttttctGAATTTAAACAATAGAATTTTAGCAACCTGagtctatttttttaaattctgaaagTTGAATTTTTGGTTCTAACTTTGTgaatgctggaaaaaaaaatcaaaaaatcaaATGCAGCTTTTGAAATTGTCAGTCAATagatttcatgttttattttttgggaGGTGAATTCAGAACGAATGAAttgagatacatggttttcagaGTAAAATGTTTCGATGTTTTAAATTCAGTGGTGTTAAAACTTCAATATTAAGTATTCAGtggtttttaaaattaaaatatttatgtctcttttttgCTTCCACAGCCTGACTCTGTCCAAAGATAATTAAATCTGACTCCGAGCACCTCCACGGGTTATGTCGAGTTTGTTTgatctgaaaaaaaacaaaaaatgtgaaaCAGACAAATTGTGGTTTTACAGGGAGTTATGTGCAGTAACTATTTCTTCACCAGGTGCACTAACTTCCTGGAGCTTTTGCTGGTTGCCTGACAACTGCTCCAGGCTAAGAAAAAACCCAGCACTTACTTTACATAggaaaattgctgtttttgaatATTGATTTTCTGTAAGTATTTCCCCATATATTGAACTATATTCCTTTAACAAGCTTCACATTAGAGAGTTGAATGTAGAGTAGGAGCTATAAGTAATGCACTACAAAACTTTAAAATACCCAGTGCACAGTTATACATCATTAAAACATGGACTGAGTTGGCATTTACGAACACTGTGTGCATAATCAATAGGTGAAATAAGGAGAGGAGCTCATTCAAGAACCTGGACCGTGAAGCCCTTGCCACAGATTCCTGAGGCTGAGGTGTGGGCATGAATTGCAAATTCCACAGTACGGTGTATTATTAATCCATTGCGTGTCAGTTGTTTTCAACTATTTGCTTTGTGTCCTGCATCCCCCCACCCATCCATACACCAGGTCAGATCCATTATTAATCTCAACTCACATCCTCCtgtgagacacagctgagagaAGCATATTAAATGCAATCAGATGCTGCGATGCAATGTGATCTCATGCAACACTGTGTCTGTTTTAAGTAGCTTTATGGAGTATTTTTCTAGCCTTTATTTCGGCTGTACTACTCCAATATGTCCAACAGATTGTGCTCTCACCCCATGTCACGATTCAGAGAGCCTCTGCCGAGTGTGTTTGTTCTTGTGGTTTGACAGTAGATAGAGAAGAAGAGCAGGAAGTGACTCCTGACGTCTGTGtggcttgtgtttttttctttgttacaCATGAAATTCTTGTGAGgaacatgtaaacaggaagagaAAGCAGACAGCCGGGGATTATTTCCCTGCTTAAGCACAGCCCACTGACAGCACTATACCAACCTCTTTATCACCAGTGGGGGCAGACAACATGCAGTTTGGTTGTTGTACAATTTCAAACTGTGAACACTGTTTCAGTTAAGCTTGGTTCAGTATTTACCCTAATCCCGCGGGGCAAGCAGCAAATAATTGCGAGTCTCACTCTTAAAGTTTTGTAGTTCCCAATTTATTCACAGTTACTGGTGCGTTCTCATAACATTGCTGGCAGCTTCAAAATCCTTTGAATCTCTCCCTTTCCTTTCAgctaattaaaaattaaaattgaacGAGCTACAGTGTAATAACAAAAGTCAAGTATCAGCTCTCTGGTCCAGCACAGTTTATTAAGTCACTCAGTCTCTTGGGCCCTCTACTAGATTGTTAATCCAGCCCTGAGGAAATGCTGAAATTGAGTACAGCTCAAAGAGAGAAATAGTGGCAGAGGAATAGAGAGGCTCACCTGTCCTTAAGCTTGTGGTTGCTGGTAGCACTGTGATGATAAACTCTTTATGCAGacttttgtttcctgtgttgaCAGTCAGCGTATAAACCCCTGTGTGAGCATCAGTCACATACCAGAGCTCCAGAGATTCATTCTCTGACACCAGCCTCTTGTTCTAGGGCAAAACAAGATTATGTAGCATATAAATACCTTT from Epinephelus lanceolatus isolate andai-2023 chromosome 11, ASM4190304v1, whole genome shotgun sequence includes these protein-coding regions:
- the LOC117246318 gene encoding uncharacterized protein LOC117246318; translated protein: MPDYQLIGLALLSLALLISLCLNVILCIRRKKTLCRDKDECCFTHTYMGESLSQDEGHYFHNLNHDEQQENPRDHHEQQENPIYGNISSDRRDSVEGCYEMMNMTMQHTKDRTKCLESDLNYASLDLKMAKKRMKKNRHQQGHAQARNTLQEELPGYLTTPANAFLDVEADMDAHLPSRDTSTMVSHSSIYLNSQQIAQEAEEMERENAGWEGIRKREDGQSGDWKRDSEEKEDRKHSSNGSVCTQLSEIEAIQSGTDHFISSFSHDSGQQD
- the LOC117265887 gene encoding uncharacterized protein LOC117265887, whose translation is MTHSVWLPVKIGHPVPRLTVSTSLFNLSRQSTLSVFAESLNGFSLMSLGSSNMAGGALGAAFSLLLLTSIIQGLRDVEVFHNEKMEAVAGQNITLPCVVRNHTDLKIVSIEWRKDRNENTKLALYSRGFGINLFWPNVTMQIDNTSMGTYLQLYGVAKWDSGVYICDITSFPLGSIRRETELKIEDDVQIMCDVDGSIEVHAGENVTIQCRVFPDVQHKWTKNKRLVSENESLELWYVTDAHTGVYTLTVNTGNKSLHKEFIITVLPATTSLRTDLVTVPPQSNVTEQGVITSTGSSLTTSPTSGLSTTDTNVTWTTSTGTDVTDNDLYLRNVTAGEHETSLTNSTHINVTSSPATHTDPYHFSNSTDQEINQTHDLNTSTYSDQSVPSNLSTTLSYADMEFRSTQETRNESMGGNPGAATTLSTGNTTVLIEEADSGGVRSHLLLVLIIVPILVLIAVAVFLYRRQIIKKRMDLPPPFKPPPPPVKYTSARHHEIFPTSRCNSVTERYDACVY